The following proteins are encoded in a genomic region of Nicoliella spurrieriana:
- the lysA gene encoding diaminopimelate decarboxylase yields the protein MNEQISQSDINSEGHLTIGGCDAVSLAHQFGTPLVVYDVNQIKSQIEHFQEVFKNNDVEYAVCYASKAFANTAMYQLVDSMDCHVDVVSAGEMSMALHAGFPAEHMTFHGNNKSRAELQMAIDNHVGVIALDNFHEIDLLNEVLESSDAKTKVMMRITPGISAHTHEFIQTGQVDSKFGFDLESGEAEQALQAVLKHPRMDLIGIHSHIGSQIFELNGFELAAEKLVQLAADWKQRFEYEARVIDVGGGFGIRYTEDDRPLQPEQFVDAIIKTIKQASQAHGLTTPAVWIEPGRSIVGPAGYNLYTIGSRKDVKGIRSYVAVDGGMGDNIRPALYEAKYEAVVANRPEAEIVEHVHLAGKYCESGDILIDDLPLPETHPGDVVVMFDTGAYGYSMASNYNLNPKPAIVFVEDGKATLVTRRETPADLERLDFGLDGK from the coding sequence ATGAACGAGCAGATTAGTCAATCAGACATTAACAGTGAGGGCCACCTGACGATCGGTGGTTGCGATGCTGTTTCACTAGCCCATCAATTTGGGACCCCATTGGTGGTTTACGATGTTAATCAGATCAAAAGCCAAATTGAACACTTCCAAGAGGTGTTCAAGAATAACGACGTTGAATACGCGGTGTGCTACGCTAGCAAGGCGTTTGCTAACACTGCAATGTATCAACTAGTTGATTCAATGGATTGCCACGTGGATGTGGTCTCAGCTGGTGAAATGAGTATGGCATTGCACGCTGGCTTCCCAGCCGAACACATGACGTTCCACGGGAATAATAAGTCACGGGCCGAACTACAAATGGCAATTGACAATCATGTCGGGGTAATTGCATTGGATAACTTCCATGAAATTGACCTATTAAATGAAGTTTTGGAATCATCAGATGCTAAAACAAAGGTCATGATGCGAATCACCCCTGGGATTTCAGCTCACACCCACGAATTTATTCAGACCGGTCAAGTGGATAGTAAGTTCGGGTTCGATTTAGAATCTGGTGAGGCGGAACAGGCACTCCAAGCAGTGTTGAAGCACCCCCGGATGGACTTGATCGGAATTCACTCCCACATTGGTTCACAGATCTTTGAATTGAACGGGTTCGAATTAGCGGCCGAAAAGTTGGTTCAACTAGCTGCTGATTGGAAACAACGCTTCGAGTATGAAGCACGGGTGATCGACGTTGGTGGTGGGTTTGGAATCCGCTACACCGAAGATGACCGGCCATTACAACCCGAACAGTTCGTAGATGCAATCATCAAGACCATCAAACAGGCTAGCCAAGCCCACGGGTTAACCACTCCTGCGGTTTGGATCGAACCCGGCCGTTCAATCGTGGGGCCTGCCGGTTATAACCTCTATACGATTGGCTCCCGCAAGGATGTGAAGGGGATTCGCTCCTACGTTGCCGTTGACGGTGGGATGGGTGATAACATTCGCCCAGCCCTCTATGAAGCTAAGTACGAGGCCGTGGTTGCCAACCGTCCGGAAGCTGAAATCGTGGAACACGTTCACTTGGCTGGTAAGTATTGTGAATCAGGAGATATCTTGATCGACGACTTACCACTTCCTGAAACGCACCCTGGGGATGTGGTGGTAATGTTTGATACCGGGGCCTATGGGTACTCGATGGCATCCAATTACAACCTAAATCCAAAGCCCGCCATCGTCTTTGTTGAAGATGGCAAAGCGACATTAGTGACTAGGCGTGAGACCCCAGCTGATTTAGAACGGTTGGACTTTGGCTTAGATGGAAAATAA
- the dapD gene encoding 2,3,4,5-tetrahydropyridine-2,6-dicarboxylate N-acetyltransferase has translation MAQLDAREIINYIGTAEKKTPVKVYLNGNIDQMTFPDTVKVFKGVDSATVFGDWKVVAPLVKDPAVSDYEVENWTRNSAVPLLDLKSINARIEPGAIIRDQVLIGDNAVVMMGAIINIGCEIGANSMIDMGVVMGGRAIVGKHSHIGAGAVLAGVIEPASAEPVRIDDNVLIGANAVVIEGVHVGKGAVVAAGAIVTHDVEPYTMVAGTPARKIKDVDAKTQSKTSLEDDLRKL, from the coding sequence ATGGCACAATTAGACGCACGCGAAATTATTAACTACATTGGAACTGCAGAAAAGAAGACCCCGGTAAAGGTTTACTTGAACGGTAACATCGATCAAATGACCTTCCCAGATACCGTAAAGGTCTTTAAGGGGGTTGATTCAGCCACCGTCTTTGGTGATTGGAAGGTCGTTGCCCCATTGGTCAAGGACCCAGCAGTGAGTGATTACGAAGTTGAAAACTGGACTAGAAACTCAGCCGTTCCATTGCTTGACTTGAAGAGCATTAACGCGCGGATCGAACCCGGAGCCATCATTCGTGACCAAGTCCTAATCGGTGATAACGCCGTGGTAATGATGGGTGCCATCATTAATATTGGTTGTGAAATCGGTGCGAACTCCATGATCGATATGGGAGTGGTCATGGGTGGCCGGGCCATCGTTGGAAAGCATTCTCACATTGGGGCCGGCGCTGTGTTAGCCGGGGTAATTGAACCCGCTTCCGCAGAACCAGTTCGGATTGATGATAACGTCTTGATCGGTGCCAATGCCGTGGTAATTGAAGGGGTTCACGTTGGAAAGGGCGCCGTCGTGGCTGCCGGAGCAATCGTGACTCACGATGTGGAACCATACACGATGGTTGCTGGGACCCCTGCTAGAAAGATCAAGGATGTTGATGCAAAGACTCAATCAAAGACGAGTTTAGAAGACGATTTAAGAAAGTTGTGA
- a CDS encoding N-acetyldiaminopimelate deacetylase, translating into MPALKEADLIQIRRHLHQIPELALQETQTHAYLKAVIAQFDQTNLTVRGIDSLPTALLVRVAGSDPKRTIGYRADIDALPVTEATGLAFASKHENVMHACGHDIHMTVALGVLSYFASHQPKDNLIFFFQPAEESENGGKLAYEAGAFEGQWRPDEFYGLHDTPDLPAGAIGCRMGTLFAGTTEVNVDLIGKSGHAAYPQNANDMVVVAAQFINQIQTIISRSIDPIQSGVITFGKLDAGTIRNVIAGKARIEGTVRGLTQTMIETIDERIKDVAAGIARSYNCKVDVELNQGGYLPVENDPKLTANLIQFMQHADKVNFIETEPAMTGEDFGYLLSKIHGTMFWLGVQDDSQLHAATFTPREEAIEPGIDAITSFLNYRMQQA; encoded by the coding sequence ATGCCAGCATTGAAGGAAGCAGATTTAATTCAGATTCGACGCCACTTACACCAAATTCCAGAATTGGCGTTGCAAGAAACGCAGACCCACGCCTATTTGAAGGCGGTGATTGCTCAATTCGATCAAACGAACCTGACGGTCCGGGGAATTGATTCACTCCCGACGGCATTGTTAGTCCGGGTCGCTGGCAGTGATCCCAAGCGAACGATTGGGTACCGTGCTGATATCGACGCATTACCGGTGACGGAAGCGACCGGATTAGCATTTGCTTCTAAGCATGAAAATGTAATGCACGCTTGCGGGCATGATATTCACATGACGGTGGCCCTCGGGGTCTTGAGCTACTTTGCAAGTCATCAACCTAAGGATAACTTAATTTTCTTCTTCCAACCAGCTGAAGAAAGCGAGAACGGTGGGAAGTTAGCCTATGAAGCGGGGGCGTTTGAAGGCCAATGGCGGCCGGATGAATTTTACGGGCTCCATGATACGCCCGACCTTCCTGCCGGGGCCATTGGGTGTCGCATGGGGACCCTGTTTGCTGGAACGACCGAGGTCAACGTTGATTTGATTGGAAAGAGCGGTCACGCTGCATATCCGCAAAATGCGAATGATATGGTGGTGGTCGCAGCCCAATTCATTAATCAAATTCAAACGATCATTTCACGAAGCATTGACCCGATTCAAAGCGGCGTCATTACCTTTGGAAAACTAGATGCGGGGACGATTAGAAATGTCATTGCTGGAAAGGCCCGCATTGAAGGGACGGTTCGGGGGTTGACCCAGACGATGATCGAAACGATCGATGAGCGCATTAAGGACGTTGCCGCTGGGATTGCCCGCAGTTACAACTGTAAGGTCGATGTCGAATTAAACCAGGGGGGGTACCTGCCGGTGGAAAACGATCCTAAATTGACCGCAAACTTGATTCAATTCATGCAACACGCTGACAAAGTAAACTTCATTGAAACCGAACCAGCCATGACCGGAGAGGACTTCGGTTACTTATTATCTAAGATTCACGGCACAATGTTTTGGCTAGGGGTGCAAGATGATTCCCAGCTCCATGCTGCGACTTTCACACCACGTGAAGAAGCAATCGAGCCCGGAATCGATGCCATCACCAGTTTCTTGAATTACCGAATGCAACAAGCCTAA
- the dapA gene encoding 4-hydroxy-tetrahydrodipicolinate synthase, with product MFENADLMTAIITPFDADGKLDFDTLTELTNRYIDEGNRGFVIGGTTGETPTLTHDEKIELYTKFGQIVNGRVPVIAGVGSNNTAETVAFTKEVSHIDGIDAALVVVPYYNKPDQRRMKAHFTTVANEGGMPVVMYNIPGRTGVTMANETVLELAQNPNIVGVKQCTSMEDLEMLVQNAPADFAVFSGEDAQALFAKVIGARGVISVASHIYGAQMREMYDALEDGDYRKAGAMQRHLTPLMGALFMYPSPAPVKAVLSAQGYQVGASRLPILPLDNEEKQALALRLGLSKDALNHKLEELV from the coding sequence ATGTTTGAAAACGCAGATTTAATGACCGCAATTATTACACCATTTGATGCAGATGGGAAGCTTGATTTTGATACGTTGACCGAACTGACAAACCGCTACATTGATGAGGGCAACCGGGGATTCGTAATTGGTGGGACGACCGGTGAAACACCAACCCTCACCCACGATGAAAAAATTGAACTCTACACTAAGTTCGGTCAGATCGTTAACGGTCGGGTCCCGGTCATTGCTGGGGTGGGAAGTAATAACACCGCCGAAACGGTTGCCTTTACCAAGGAAGTTAGCCACATCGATGGAATTGACGCTGCATTAGTAGTGGTTCCATACTACAACAAACCTGATCAACGGCGGATGAAGGCGCACTTCACGACCGTTGCCAACGAAGGTGGCATGCCCGTGGTAATGTATAACATTCCAGGCCGGACCGGCGTAACCATGGCAAACGAAACGGTATTAGAATTAGCACAGAACCCAAACATTGTGGGGGTTAAGCAGTGTACTTCCATGGAAGATTTAGAAATGCTGGTTCAAAATGCGCCCGCAGACTTTGCCGTCTTTAGTGGTGAAGATGCGCAGGCACTATTTGCCAAGGTCATCGGAGCCCGGGGCGTGATTTCCGTTGCTTCGCACATCTATGGAGCTCAAATGCGGGAAATGTATGATGCGTTGGAAGACGGTGATTACCGCAAGGCGGGGGCCATGCAACGGCACTTGACCCCATTGATGGGGGCATTATTCATGTACCCATCACCAGCGCCAGTGAAGGCGGTCCTTAGTGCGCAGGGCTATCAAGTCGGCGCCTCCAGATTACCGATCTTGCCGCTTGATAACGAAGAAAAGCAAGCATTAGCATTACGGTTAGGACTAAGCAAGGACGCATTAAATCATAAGTTGGAGGAATTAGTTTAA
- the dapB gene encoding 4-hydroxy-tetrahydrodipicolinate reductase yields MVKILLAGFTGSMGQKAIKMIEDTPEFDLVAVYAPTADQSAAEYGLADSVAVFNDLNQIDADADVWIDFTIPDSVYKDTKFAIEHGYHPVIGTTGLTDDQEAELIALSKQKQLGGLIAPNFGLSAVLLMKFAKEAAQYFPDVEVIEMHHEDKKDAPSGTALSTAKMIDEVRPNHEQGDSKESMPGVRGGDYHGIRIHAVRLPGYIAHEQVLFGGAGEALTIRQDSFDRASFMQGVKVAVKNVKKLSELVVGLENLL; encoded by the coding sequence ATGGTAAAGATTTTGTTAGCCGGATTTACCGGTTCAATGGGCCAAAAGGCAATCAAGATGATCGAAGATACCCCGGAATTTGACCTCGTGGCGGTGTATGCACCCACTGCTGACCAATCAGCTGCTGAATACGGGTTAGCTGATTCAGTTGCGGTGTTCAACGATTTGAACCAAATTGATGCAGATGCGGATGTGTGGATCGACTTTACGATTCCAGATTCCGTGTATAAGGATACTAAATTTGCGATTGAGCATGGCTACCACCCCGTGATTGGGACGACCGGGTTGACCGACGACCAGGAAGCGGAATTGATCGCCCTTTCAAAGCAAAAGCAACTAGGGGGATTGATTGCCCCAAACTTTGGGTTATCAGCAGTCCTATTAATGAAGTTTGCAAAGGAAGCCGCTCAATACTTCCCAGACGTTGAAGTAATTGAAATGCACCATGAAGACAAAAAAGACGCGCCTTCTGGAACGGCCCTTAGTACTGCTAAGATGATCGACGAAGTTAGACCTAACCACGAACAGGGTGATTCTAAGGAATCCATGCCAGGGGTTCGTGGTGGTGACTACCACGGAATTCGGATCCATGCGGTCCGCTTGCCGGGCTATATCGCCCATGAACAGGTCCTATTCGGGGGGGCTGGTGAGGCATTAACGATTCGCCAAGACTCATTTGACCGGGCTTCCTTCATGCAGGGAGTTAAAGTTGCGGTTAAAAATGTTAAAAAATTGTCCGAATTAGTTGTCGGATTAGAAAATCTTTTGTAA
- a CDS encoding aminotransferase class I/II-fold pyridoxal phosphate-dependent enzyme — protein MPNLSPKLSRVYNHRLDLVKPSGIRSFDKQISDVDGIIKLTIGEPDLNTPDHIKEAAIKAIQDNDTHYSAQPGTIELRNAIHHYLSVARGLEYDPQSEIIATIGATEALYATFETILNPGDKVILPTPTFALYEPIVTLLGGEVINVDTSKDNFVLTPERLKEVLAKEGDSVKAILLNYPGNPTGVEFSESLIKSLADIIKEHDMFVLSDEIYCELTYGVEHHSIAEFIPEQTIYINGVSKSHAMTGWRIGYIAGPADIVKKITKTHAFMVTCPPDVDQAAAAEALQNGLDDPISMREIYKHRRDYISDRLAKMNFKTALPEGAFYIFAKIPANLEQDDVKFGLTLANEARVGVIPGSAFGPGGEGYIRMSYAASDEDIKTAMDRIEEFLANQL, from the coding sequence ATGCCTAATTTATCACCAAAGCTTAGCCGGGTTTATAACCACAGACTAGACTTAGTAAAACCATCAGGAATTAGAAGCTTCGATAAGCAAATTTCCGATGTTGATGGAATTATCAAGCTTACGATTGGGGAACCAGATTTAAACACCCCTGATCACATTAAGGAAGCTGCGATTAAGGCAATTCAGGATAATGATACCCATTATTCTGCACAACCAGGGACGATCGAATTACGAAATGCGATTCACCACTACCTTTCGGTTGCGCGCGGATTAGAATATGATCCACAGTCTGAAATCATTGCGACCATTGGTGCGACGGAAGCACTTTATGCGACCTTCGAAACCATTTTAAACCCTGGCGACAAGGTGATTTTACCAACCCCTACGTTTGCACTCTACGAACCAATCGTGACCCTATTGGGGGGCGAAGTCATCAATGTTGATACTTCCAAGGATAATTTTGTACTCACTCCGGAACGTCTTAAAGAAGTTCTTGCTAAGGAGGGCGATTCTGTTAAGGCCATCCTATTGAACTACCCAGGGAATCCGACCGGAGTTGAATTCTCAGAATCATTGATTAAAAGTTTGGCTGATATCATCAAGGAACACGACATGTTCGTGCTTTCTGATGAAATTTACTGTGAATTAACTTACGGCGTGGAACACCATTCCATTGCTGAATTTATTCCAGAACAAACCATCTACATTAATGGGGTTTCTAAGTCCCACGCAATGACCGGATGGCGGATTGGATACATTGCAGGGCCTGCAGACATCGTTAAAAAAATTACTAAGACCCATGCGTTCATGGTTACCTGTCCTCCTGACGTGGACCAAGCAGCTGCCGCTGAAGCGCTCCAAAATGGATTAGACGATCCAATTTCAATGCGCGAAATTTACAAGCATCGGCGTGATTACATTAGTGACCGCCTTGCTAAAATGAACTTTAAGACCGCCTTACCAGAAGGGGCATTTTACATCTTTGCTAAGATTCCAGCTAATTTGGAACAAGATGACGTTAAGTTTGGCCTTACGCTTGCTAACGAAGCTCGCGTGGGGGTAATCCCAGGGAGTGCATTTGGCCCTGGTGGTGAAGGTTACATTCGGATGTCATACGCTGCTTCCGATGAAGATATTAAGACGGCAATGGATCGAATTGAAGAATTCCTTGCCAACCAACTCTAA
- a CDS encoding aspartate-semialdehyde dehydrogenase, giving the protein MKEYNVAILGATGAVGMRMIDQLANSTVPVKNIKLLASKRSAGKKMKFKGQEVTVEEATPESFDGVDLVLASAGGAASKKFLPEAVKRGAVCVDNTSAFRMDPEVPLVVPEVNVDQLKNHKGIIANPNCSTIQMVVALEPVFKKYGLKQIVVSTYQAASGAGQSALNEFYQQAQDYLDGKEMKSTILPTGSDKKHYPLAFNLLPQIDVFEDYGYTHEEWKMIHETKKIMLNDMDAKDIKVTATCVRVPVPISHGESVYFEVADKSATAEDIKAAIRDADGVTLQDDPDHQVYPQPLTAEGHRETFVGRIRPDLENEGAFHLWVVADNLLKGAAWNTVENAERLVEQDLVHVPEDHYEAK; this is encoded by the coding sequence ATGAAAGAATACAATGTCGCCATCCTCGGTGCTACCGGTGCCGTTGGAATGCGCATGATCGATCAATTAGCTAACTCTACGGTGCCAGTTAAAAACATTAAACTACTTGCTTCCAAGCGTTCTGCTGGTAAGAAGATGAAGTTTAAAGGCCAAGAAGTGACCGTTGAAGAAGCCACTCCTGAATCCTTTGACGGGGTTGATTTGGTACTTGCATCTGCTGGTGGGGCAGCTTCTAAGAAGTTCCTACCAGAAGCCGTAAAACGCGGGGCAGTGTGTGTTGATAACACGAGTGCCTTTCGGATGGACCCAGAAGTGCCATTGGTCGTTCCAGAAGTGAACGTGGACCAATTAAAGAACCACAAGGGAATCATTGCGAACCCTAACTGTTCCACAATCCAAATGGTAGTGGCCCTAGAACCAGTCTTTAAGAAATACGGGCTCAAGCAAATCGTGGTTTCAACTTACCAAGCCGCATCTGGGGCTGGTCAATCCGCATTGAACGAATTTTACCAACAAGCCCAAGATTACTTGGACGGGAAGGAAATGAAGTCTACGATCCTTCCTACTGGTAGTGATAAGAAGCACTATCCATTGGCATTTAACCTCTTACCACAAATCGATGTCTTTGAAGATTATGGATACACCCATGAAGAATGGAAGATGATCCATGAAACCAAGAAGATTATGTTAAACGATATGGATGCTAAGGACATTAAGGTCACTGCTACCTGTGTCCGGGTGCCGGTACCAATTTCACACGGAGAATCCGTTTACTTTGAAGTGGCTGATAAGAGTGCCACGGCCGAAGATATTAAGGCGGCCATTCGTGATGCTGATGGGGTCACTTTACAGGATGACCCTGATCACCAAGTTTATCCACAACCACTAACTGCTGAAGGCCACCGCGAAACATTCGTTGGTCGGATTCGCCCAGATCTTGAAAACGAAGGGGCATTTCATCTATGGGTCGTTGCTGATAACCTCTTGAAGGGTGCAGCATGGAACACAGTTGAAAATGCAGAACGACTAGTTGAACAAGATCTAGTGCACGTACCAGAAGACCATTACGAAGCTAAATAA
- the ppcA gene encoding phosphoenolpyruvate carboxylase — translation MGTQHPDNANIPFFKHTSPFVSASREIDEAYENFSKLNADEYMWDWEGKHADASVIDRLYTEHYEYFKNHPLGKDKFLTFRLPNIWEEKGYSLMQAMTTMLLAEDFARDLQFENRPLFEAILPMTQSADQLFEMEEKFSRLAHFKDQEFSQGFKNADTLQMIPLFESFEAQLSAPKVLKKFTELYKEHFNREVPYLRVFLAGSDSALSNGFINSIIGNKLALTKLAEFSDEANLPVYPIAGTGSTIFRGGLSPLMIDRYLQEFPGLKTATIQSAFRYDYPLDVVKPAVEKLRKGLQTNDFHPINDEDQKTLLSIAGKTAKEYHETLDPLINDLQPIFDAFPKRRDRHQHVGIIGYSRDVDGYKMPRAITFTGALYSVGVPPELIGTGRVLQRLSKKEFETLVKYYPNIRHDFEHVAKYYSPAAMAVLKQKNPAWEAVEQDVQAMDDLFDIQAGPTNDAEAKHAELAADMDRINDKETRTLLIERQAKLRKFLG, via the coding sequence ATGGGTACTCAACACCCAGATAACGCAAACATTCCATTTTTTAAGCATACTAGTCCATTCGTTTCAGCATCGCGTGAAATCGATGAAGCCTACGAAAACTTTTCAAAATTGAATGCAGATGAATACATGTGGGATTGGGAAGGAAAGCATGCCGATGCATCAGTAATCGACCGCCTTTACACTGAACACTATGAATACTTTAAGAACCACCCACTTGGCAAGGATAAGTTTTTAACGTTCCGGTTGCCTAACATCTGGGAAGAAAAGGGTTATAGCTTAATGCAAGCCATGACCACAATGTTACTAGCTGAAGATTTTGCACGGGATTTACAATTTGAAAACCGGCCATTATTCGAAGCAATTTTACCAATGACCCAATCAGCTGATCAACTTTTTGAAATGGAAGAAAAATTCTCCCGGTTAGCTCACTTTAAGGATCAAGAATTTAGTCAAGGATTCAAGAATGCAGATACATTGCAAATGATTCCACTATTTGAAAGTTTTGAAGCCCAATTAAGTGCTCCAAAGGTGCTAAAGAAGTTTACCGAACTCTATAAGGAACACTTTAACCGTGAAGTCCCATACTTACGGGTCTTTCTTGCGGGATCTGATTCAGCGCTTTCAAACGGATTCATTAATAGTATCATTGGAAACAAATTAGCATTGACTAAGTTAGCTGAATTTTCGGATGAAGCCAACCTCCCAGTGTATCCAATTGCCGGAACTGGTAGTACCATCTTTAGAGGGGGACTATCACCATTAATGATCGATCGGTACTTACAAGAATTCCCTGGTCTAAAGACTGCTACCATTCAATCTGCATTTAGATATGATTACCCATTGGATGTTGTCAAGCCTGCAGTTGAAAAATTACGGAAGGGCTTGCAAACGAATGATTTCCATCCAATTAATGACGAAGACCAAAAGACGTTGTTAAGCATTGCTGGCAAGACTGCTAAGGAATACCACGAAACCCTCGATCCATTGATCAATGACCTTCAACCAATCTTCGATGCGTTCCCTAAGCGTCGGGATCGACACCAACACGTTGGAATCATTGGTTATTCACGGGATGTCGATGGTTACAAGATGCCACGGGCAATTACGTTCACCGGAGCCCTCTATTCAGTTGGGGTGCCACCAGAATTGATTGGGACCGGACGGGTCTTGCAACGCTTAAGCAAGAAGGAATTCGAAACGTTGGTTAAGTACTATCCAAACATTCGTCATGACTTCGAACACGTTGCTAAGTACTACAGTCCAGCTGCCATGGCCGTCTTGAAGCAAAAAAATCCCGCATGGGAAGCCGTTGAACAAGACGTTCAGGCAATGGATGATTTATTTGATATTCAAGCCGGTCCAACGAACGATGCTGAAGCTAAGCATGCTGAATTAGCTGCTGACATGGACCGCATCAATGACAAGGAAACTAGAACGTTATTGATCGAACGGCAAGCTAAGTTACGGAAGTTCTTAGGTTAA
- a CDS encoding Fur family transcriptional regulator: MEDTSVYDRSIAILKQNHIRITPQRQIILKYLINHHNHPSVETIYKALEKDFSNLSMATVYNTLRLFEDIGIIIQLPNKDGGVRFDFFGTPHFHAICEHCGKIIDIQYPNYNQLDHELQDITKKQDPDFTPSRSKVEVYGLCKQCQQKLNQ, from the coding sequence ATGGAAGATACATCAGTTTATGACAGATCCATTGCCATCTTAAAACAAAATCACATCAGAATTACGCCCCAACGACAGATTATTCTTAAGTATTTAATCAATCACCATAATCATCCATCGGTGGAAACGATTTATAAGGCTCTGGAAAAGGATTTTTCGAACCTAAGCATGGCAACCGTTTACAATACGTTACGGCTATTTGAGGATATTGGCATCATTATCCAACTCCCCAATAAGGACGGCGGAGTCCGCTTCGATTTCTTTGGCACCCCTCACTTTCATGCCATTTGTGAACACTGTGGTAAGATCATTGATATTCAATACCCAAATTACAATCAACTCGACCATGAATTACAGGACATTACCAAAAAACAGGATCCAGACTTCACCCCGAGTCGCTCCAAAGTGGAAGTGTATGGATTATGTAAACAATGTCAACAAAAATTAAATCAATAA
- a CDS encoding GNAT family N-acetyltransferase, translating into MNFEGLHPLMTAHYRLDWLTKAKLPAVMKLNRALGHPSSLQATSEFVNETMRKIMAGQLLCWGISNRDEQLIGLVTIKNLAEPEVVVTTKINPAFKAGFNGAEVKDSIASLLSGIHHQVGTWRD; encoded by the coding sequence ATGAACTTTGAAGGATTACATCCACTAATGACCGCTCACTACCGCTTAGATTGGCTAACTAAGGCTAAGCTACCGGCCGTAATGAAACTAAATCGTGCGTTGGGCCACCCTAGCTCACTTCAAGCCACCAGTGAGTTCGTAAATGAGACCATGCGTAAGATTATGGCCGGCCAACTACTATGCTGGGGCATCAGTAATCGTGATGAGCAATTAATCGGTTTGGTGACGATCAAAAACCTCGCCGAACCCGAAGTGGTTGTTACCACCAAAATCAATCCAGCATTTAAAGCCGGATTTAACGGTGCGGAGGTTAAAGATAGCATCGCAAGCCTCTTAAGTGGGATTCACCATCAAGTCGGGACCTGGCGTGATTAA
- the mmuM gene encoding homocysteine S-methyltransferase, with product MSKISQWAQQQPTILIDCALSYGLEQRNIQLNNKLWTASALQSHPDIIKAIHKDYFNAGSNMTVTDTYQGSVPGFIDAGYTKEQAIELIQRSVKLAREAQAEVTVPQTTWVAGAIGPYGAFLADGSEYVGNYGISEAELIKFHQDRLQTLVEAGVDLLAFETIPDFTELKAIKQLLSQYPGIDAFVSCSIKDAHHISDGTDLLEVQALLETIPNVIAYGFNCNHPEFTVPGLTYLHDHQTNANQSLIVFPNSGAHYDPSTKEWSQATAFSFGKAAKEWQAAHAKWIGGCCEVSVQDERDMRDALFPNAIDVK from the coding sequence ATGAGTAAAATTAGTCAATGGGCACAACAACAACCCACCATCTTAATCGACTGTGCACTATCGTACGGTTTAGAACAACGCAACATTCAATTGAACAACAAGCTATGGACCGCTAGCGCCCTGCAAAGCCATCCCGACATCATTAAAGCGATCCACAAGGATTACTTTAATGCCGGCTCGAACATGACCGTTACTGACACCTACCAGGGCAGCGTCCCCGGCTTTATCGATGCTGGTTACACTAAGGAGCAAGCGATCGAATTAATTCAACGGTCGGTCAAATTAGCCCGGGAGGCCCAAGCGGAAGTGACCGTTCCCCAAACGACCTGGGTCGCCGGTGCAATCGGCCCCTATGGTGCTTTCTTAGCGGATGGTTCCGAATACGTCGGTAACTATGGCATCAGTGAGGCTGAATTAATCAAATTCCATCAAGACCGCCTCCAAACGCTAGTTGAAGCTGGGGTCGACCTCTTAGCGTTCGAAACGATTCCCGACTTTACCGAATTAAAGGCCATCAAACAATTACTCAGTCAGTATCCAGGAATCGATGCATTCGTATCCTGTTCCATTAAGGATGCCCACCACATTAGTGACGGAACCGACCTGCTTGAAGTCCAAGCCCTCCTCGAAACGATTCCCAACGTGATTGCATATGGCTTTAACTGTAACCACCCTGAATTTACCGTGCCCGGGCTCACCTACCTCCATGACCATCAAACCAATGCTAACCAATCACTAATCGTCTTTCCAAACTCAGGGGCCCACTACGACCCTAGTACTAAGGAATGGTCACAGGCCACTGCGTTTAGCTTCGGGAAAGCTGCCAAGGAATGGCAAGCTGCCCATGCCAAGTGGATCGGCGGGTGCTGCGAAGTGTCTGTCCAAGATGAACGTGACATGCGAGATGCTTTATTCCCTAACGCCATTGATGTAAAATAG